The Verrucomicrobiia bacterium DNA segment GAGCCGCATGGCGGATTATCTGGAGAAGGATGCGGACATCAACGCGAAGGAGATGATCGTGAAGGGGCATTCACGCTTGGGCAAAGCGGCGCTTTGGGCCGGAGCGACGGATGAGCGGTTTGCGATCACGATCTCGAACAACTCGGGTTGCGGCGGAGCGGCGTTGAGCCGACGGAACTTTGGCGAGACGGTGGCGCGGATCAACAAGTCGTTCCCGCACTGGTTCTGCGATAATTACGAGAAGTATAATGACAAGGAGGGCGAGTGCCCGGTGGATCAGCATGAGTTGATCGCGTTGATGGCGCCGCGTCCGGTCTACATCGCGAGTGCGGTGGAGGATACTTGGGCGGACCCGAAGGGTGAGTTCCTGGCGGGCGTGCATGCGGAGCCGGTTTACAAACTGTTCAAGAAAACGGGTCTTGGCGTGACGGAGATGCCGGAGGTGAACCAGCCGGTGGGAGATTTCATCGGCTACCACATCCGCACGGGCAAGCATGATGTGTTGGAGTATGATTGGGAGCAGTATATGAATTTTGCGGACCGGCACTTCGGTCGCAAGATGAAGACGAAGCAGGAATGATTTGATGACCGAAGAGCGCAACAACGAACACACAGTGAATCGCAGGAGCAGGGGCGTAAGAGTCGTTTGCGGGCTGGTGGGGTTGTTGGCGTGGGGGCTGGGGGTGGTGCGAGCTGCGGAGGCAGACAAGGTGCATCCGATCGCGATCCAGCCGATCGACAGTGCGGCAGCGGCAAAGGTGAGTTACGTGCGGGATATCAAACCGCTGATGGCTGCCTATTGCGTGGAGTGTCACGGCACGACGGAGCCGGAGGGAGCATATCAGGTCGGCTCGGTGGCGGACCTGCTCAAACCCGGCAAGAAAAACGGACCGGGTGTGATTCCCGGCAAGCCGGATGAGAGTCCGGTGGTGAAATACATCCGTGGTGAGTTCAAGCCGCAGATGCCGAAGGGGAGTCCGCCCGTTACCGCTGAAGGATTGCATCTTTTGCGGCAGTGGATCGCGGCAGGAGCGAAAGATGATACGGCCACGTATCAGGTGGCGAACGACAAGGGCGCGTGGGAGGTGTTTGATCCGCACAAGCATGAGACGATCGCGAAGGCGCGGCTCTCGCCCGATGAGATGATAGCTTTGCTGGACGATGCGACGGATGGGGAGAGCAGATTTGTGGCGCGGAGAAAGTGGCGGATGACGCAGTTGCCTTCTGCACCGATACCGCCGATCGTTTCCGGGCCGGTCTTCAACGCGATAGACAAATTCATCATCGCCGGATGGCAGCAGGCGAAGTTGCCAGAGGCACAGCAAGCTCCCGCGGTGACGGATGATGTGGCTTTTCTGAGGCGCGTGTATCTGGATGTGATCGGCGTGGTGCCGACAGTGAATGAGGCGAGGGAATTCCTGACAGACCAGCGGGTGGATAAACGGCAACGGCTGGTGAGCAAACTTTTGGCGCAAGATGCGGGGTATGCGTATCACTGGACCACGTTCTGGGAGGATTTGCTGGCGAGCGCTGATACGAACATCCGAGGGGGGATTTTGACACGTGGCAATTATCGTTCGTGGATACAGGCGCGGCTCTTTGCGAACAAACCTTATGATGTGATGGTGGCGGAGTTGATGGATGCCAGTTTGCCGGGGTACCGCAGGGCGGTGGAGCAACGGTCTTTTGATGACACGTTCGAGGTGGGTTATATCCGCAACGAGAGTCCCACGATCACGCTGGAAACGGCGGCGAACGTGGGGCAGGTCTTTCTGGGGACGAATATGAAGTGTGCGAGCTGTCACAGCCACTTCGAGAATCCGGAATGGCCGCAGGCGAAGTTTCTGGCGTTCGCGAGCGCGTTCAGCAAACGGGATCTGGAACTGGTGAGGTGCGAGAAACGCACGGGTGAATTCATCCCGGCGGCGTTTCCATTCGAGATACCGAATGCACCCAAACAATTGCCAACGGACGAAAAAGAGCGGTTGCACCGGGTGGCACAACTGTTGACGGATCCATTGAATCCGCGTTTTGCGCAGGCGATGGTGAACCGTTTGTGGAAGCGGTGTTTCGGGCTGGGGCTGGTGGAGCCGGTGGATGAATTTCGCAGCGACCGGCAGGCGAGTCACCCGGAATTGCTGGAATGGCTGGCTCAAGAGCTTATCCGTTCCGGATATGATACGAAACATGTTTTGCAGCTGATCCTGACGAGCCGGACCTATCAGCTCGCGTATGATGCACGGCTGGTGGACAAGTTTGATGCGGTGCAGCCGACGGCTCCGCGTCACTTCCGTTCGCCGCAGTTGCGACGAATGAGTGCGGAGCAACTCTTGGACAGCCTGAGCGTGGTTGGAGCACAACAGGATCTGGGGGCGCGGCGCACGCTTTTCCGGACGACGGCGACGACATTCACACAGGCACTGGGGCGGCCTGCTTCGCGCTCGGAGATCATCACCACGCGTTCGGAGGAGCTCGCGGTCCTGCAGTTTTTGGAGATGTTGAATGGCTGGGAATACCAGTCCTTCATCTACCGGGCGCCGGTGTTGGACCTGCTGAGTGGCGAGCGGGATGCAGGGACAGCGGCGGAGGCGTTGTATCTGGCGGCATTGAACCGATTGCCGTCGGTGGCGGAGCGCCAGATAGCCCAGCAGCATCTGCAACCATTACTGGGAAGAACCAATGCGGCACCAAGAGGCACTGAGGAAGTGCTGCTGGTGGAGGAGATGTTGCCGGATATCTTCAGGGAACTGAAAGGCAAGGACGGCACCAACTGGAATTGGGGGACAAAGGAGATCCAACCCGTGATGGAGGGCAAGGCGTCTTTGCGTTCGCAGAGCAGCGAGAGGCTGGTGTGGCAGGGGTTTTCGATACCGGCGGGGATGGTGATCATCCATGTGGGGGAAAGTCTTTTTGCGCACGTGCATCCCGATCCCAAAAATCCGCCCAAATCCGTCTGGTTGAGAGTGGCGCAAGACGATGTGGAGTATGAGATCATGTGGAGTGATGAGCCCTTGGTCAGAACGACGGATCCATTGCGAGTGCAAATCTATGGAGGACCTTTGCCCAAGCCGGGTACGTGGACCCGTGTGGAGACGACTTTCAAGAAACTTCAGATGCTCAATGGGCCGGTCAAGAGCATCAGCTACGGCGTTGTGGGCGGGACGGCTTATTGGGACAATAGCGGGCTGGTGCGCAGTGAGCGGGCGTCTGTCATCCAGCCTTTTGGTGATGTCCTGTGGGCGTTGCTGACCAGCCCTGAGTTTCAATTCATCCGGTAATAAGAGATGAGCGAACGATTCACACGGCGTAAATTTCTGAGCCGCACGACAGCGGCGCTAGGGGCCTTTGCGGTGACCGAGGCGCTGGAGCGCCCCGCCTGCGCCGCAACACCTGCAGCGAAGGCGGACAGTGTGATCTTCATCTGGTTGCCAGGTGGCGTCTCGCAGATGGAGACGTGGGATCCGAAGCCTTTCACGCCATATCGCAAGGGAATGCGCGGGAATGAGCTTTTTTCCACGTGTGATTCGATCCCGACTGCCGCGGATGGCATCCGCTTGGGAGCGGGCTTGCCGCACATGGCGCAGGTGATGCAACACGCGACGGTGGTGCGTAGCATCGCGAACGAGGCGAAGTTTGGCGCGCTGCACCTGAAGGCGCAGTATTACATGATGACGGGCTATGTGCCGCCCAGCGGTGTGCGCCCGCCCAGCATGGGCTCGGTGGTCTCACGTGTGCTGGGTCGCCGGCAGCCGCAAGTGCCGGGATACATTTACATAGGCCGGGACATCGATACGAATGATGCGGAGAAACTGTTCATCAGCGAGTTCATCGGGCCGGGATTTTATGGTGCGAACCACGCGCCATTCATGATCCCCGATCCCGGCCGGGGAGTGGCCACGTTGAATGCCTTTCCCGGCATGCCGTTGGCGCGTCTGGATCAGCGGCTGAGTCTGGCCCGCTTGTTGGCAGAACAAGGACCGAAGGAATTGCGCGAGGCGCCTCGTGCACAGGAGTTCCGCCAACAGTTGAACGAAGCGCGGGCGTTGATGGATTCCCCCGTGAAGAAGGCTTTTGATTTTGCGCAGGAAAAGCCGGCGACGCTGGCTGCATATGAGCCGGAGATCACACGCGAGCAGTTGCTGGATAAAAATTATTATCACGGGAAGAGATTCGGACAGGGGTTATTGCTGGCGCGGAGATTGGTGGAGAGCGGGGCGCGCTTCGTTCAGGTGGAGTATCAGTATGGACCGTTCCTGGGATTCGATGTCCACGCGAACGGCGCAAAACGCATGGTGGAGATGAAGCAGCAGATCGACCGGCCGATCGCGCAACTCATCAAGGACCTAGACCAGCGCGGTTTGTTGAAGCGCACCTTGGTGGTGGTGGCATCGGAGTTTGGACGCACGATCGCAAGCGCGCCTTCAGCGGGAACGGAGCCTGAGGGATTCGCAGAGAAGCATACGGGCGCGGAGCTGGTCATCGAGAATGAGGAGATGTACGGGTTGCACGGGCATTTCAGCAGCACGAATGCGATGTTGTTGTTCGGTGGCGGGTTCAAGGGCGGTTACGTTTATGGTAAGACGGCGGCGGAGCATCCGATGGTGCCGATCGAGAACGCAGTGCGGCTTGAAGATGTACATGCGACGATCTATCAGGCGCTAGGCATCGCGCCGGATGTGAATTTTGTGACGGAAGGCAGGCCCTTCTACGTGACGAAGGATGGTAAGGGGAAGCCGGTGATGGCGATGCTGGCGTGAGTTGGTCCGCATAAGTAAAAGCTGCCTGAAAAGTATCCTCGGCTTAGTCACACTTCTGGGTTTTTCCACGAATTGCTCGACGATTGGAAGCTGAAGCGGCTTGAAAGCCGCGCTCCAAACACTCTAGCCTTTGCTCCGCGTGTCCCGCATGTTGAAATCTTCGGGGGCTATGGCCTTCGCCACCTTCATCAGCCGCATCCTCGGCATGGTGCGGGAGATGATCTATGCGCGCTTCATGGGAGATAGCATCGTAGCAGGCGCTTTCTTGTTCGCTTTCTCCATCCCCAACCTCTTCCGCCGTCTGCTGGGTGAGGGCGCATTGACGGCGGCATTCATCCCCATCTTCAAGGACAAGGAGAAGAACGCGGGTGAACAGGAGATGTGGCGGGCGGCGAATGCCGTGATCTCCGGTTTGGTGCTGGCTTCAGCAGTGGTGATCGTGGTGGTGCTGGCGGGGTTATCCATCACTCTGGCACTGGGTGATTTCGAAGTGAAGACACGGCTCATCCTGGAGCTGCTGCAAGTCATGTTCCCCTACATGATGCTGGTCTGCCTCGCGGCGGTGTTCATGGCGATGCTCAATGCGCGCGGACATTTTTTTATACCAGCATTGGGTGCGACATTGCTCAACGTGGTGATGATCTGGTCCGTGCTCTGGCTGGCACCGAGATTCGGGCAAAAACTGGAAGTGCAAATCTTTGCGCTCGCATTCGGTGTGCTGTTGGCCGGGTTCGCGCAGGCGGGGTTCCAACTCCCTACGCTCTATCAAGAGGGATATAGATTCAAATGTGTTTCCCCTTTCAAGAACGAAACGGTGCGTGCCGTGGTCGCCAAGATGATTCCCGGCACCGTCGGCGTGGCTGCTTTCCAGATCAATGTGGTGATGACGCAGGGCATAGCCTACTGGATGGATCCGACCATCAACGCTTCCTTCAACTACGCCATCCGCCTGATGGA contains these protein-coding regions:
- a CDS encoding PSD1 and planctomycete cytochrome C domain-containing protein gives rise to the protein MTEERNNEHTVNRRSRGVRVVCGLVGLLAWGLGVVRAAEADKVHPIAIQPIDSAAAAKVSYVRDIKPLMAAYCVECHGTTEPEGAYQVGSVADLLKPGKKNGPGVIPGKPDESPVVKYIRGEFKPQMPKGSPPVTAEGLHLLRQWIAAGAKDDTATYQVANDKGAWEVFDPHKHETIAKARLSPDEMIALLDDATDGESRFVARRKWRMTQLPSAPIPPIVSGPVFNAIDKFIIAGWQQAKLPEAQQAPAVTDDVAFLRRVYLDVIGVVPTVNEAREFLTDQRVDKRQRLVSKLLAQDAGYAYHWTTFWEDLLASADTNIRGGILTRGNYRSWIQARLFANKPYDVMVAELMDASLPGYRRAVEQRSFDDTFEVGYIRNESPTITLETAANVGQVFLGTNMKCASCHSHFENPEWPQAKFLAFASAFSKRDLELVRCEKRTGEFIPAAFPFEIPNAPKQLPTDEKERLHRVAQLLTDPLNPRFAQAMVNRLWKRCFGLGLVEPVDEFRSDRQASHPELLEWLAQELIRSGYDTKHVLQLILTSRTYQLAYDARLVDKFDAVQPTAPRHFRSPQLRRMSAEQLLDSLSVVGAQQDLGARRTLFRTTATTFTQALGRPASRSEIITTRSEELAVLQFLEMLNGWEYQSFIYRAPVLDLLSGERDAGTAAEALYLAALNRLPSVAERQIAQQHLQPLLGRTNAAPRGTEEVLLVEEMLPDIFRELKGKDGTNWNWGTKEIQPVMEGKASLRSQSSERLVWQGFSIPAGMVIIHVGESLFAHVHPDPKNPPKSVWLRVAQDDVEYEIMWSDEPLVRTTDPLRVQIYGGPLPKPGTWTRVETTFKKLQMLNGPVKSISYGVVGGTAYWDNSGLVRSERASVIQPFGDVLWALLTSPEFQFIR
- a CDS encoding DUF1501 domain-containing protein; its protein translation is MSERFTRRKFLSRTTAALGAFAVTEALERPACAATPAAKADSVIFIWLPGGVSQMETWDPKPFTPYRKGMRGNELFSTCDSIPTAADGIRLGAGLPHMAQVMQHATVVRSIANEAKFGALHLKAQYYMMTGYVPPSGVRPPSMGSVVSRVLGRRQPQVPGYIYIGRDIDTNDAEKLFISEFIGPGFYGANHAPFMIPDPGRGVATLNAFPGMPLARLDQRLSLARLLAEQGPKELREAPRAQEFRQQLNEARALMDSPVKKAFDFAQEKPATLAAYEPEITREQLLDKNYYHGKRFGQGLLLARRLVESGARFVQVEYQYGPFLGFDVHANGAKRMVEMKQQIDRPIAQLIKDLDQRGLLKRTLVVVASEFGRTIASAPSAGTEPEGFAEKHTGAELVIENEEMYGLHGHFSSTNAMLLFGGGFKGGYVYGKTAAEHPMVPIENAVRLEDVHATIYQALGIAPDVNFVTEGRPFYVTKDGKGKPVMAMLA
- the murJ gene encoding murein biosynthesis integral membrane protein MurJ, producing the protein MLKSSGAMAFATFISRILGMVREMIYARFMGDSIVAGAFLFAFSIPNLFRRLLGEGALTAAFIPIFKDKEKNAGEQEMWRAANAVISGLVLASAVVIVVVLAGLSITLALGDFEVKTRLILELLQVMFPYMMLVCLAAVFMAMLNARGHFFIPALGATLLNVVMIWSVLWLAPRFGQKLEVQIFALAFGVLLAGFAQAGFQLPTLYQEGYRFKCVSPFKNETVRAVVAKMIPGTVGVAAFQINVVMTQGIAYWMDPTINASFNYAIRLMELPQGMFGVALATFLLPTLSGLASEKKYGEFGSTLSKGMQHLLFVNLPASILLVLLAEPVVRLLFEHGKFGPDSTLRASLALMFLAPGLLAYSMVNILARAFFALGDTSTPMKISIFCLGANLLLTLTFIFPMQQAGLGLANTISSWINVWLLHQALKKKLSKLDLAEFHKSVGPTALAAFAASAAAFGVYFWWSGHMGHGTTWLRIGEVFGPLLVAIAVYWGIAIPLKISSAHEMLEMVKGRRKKSEVKS